A stretch of DNA from Pongo abelii isolate AG06213 chromosome 17, NHGRI_mPonAbe1-v2.0_pri, whole genome shotgun sequence:
TCACATTTTCAGCCAACAAATCAAGGTACAAACAGGATTTATTTCACATTAATATATTAACTGGATTTTTCGTCAAATAAATAGGGAATTCTCTTTAAATAACCATCACCTCACTTCATGGCCAGTGCAGGAATGAACTAGAGCAAATGTCAGTGTATCCGGGGGCATGAGGCTTATAGGAAAGAGGCAGGCCGAGGGGCTCCAGCCAGCATGCAGGGTCAGGGGCCCTCATTCCTGGCCCACCCAGGTGGCACAACGGCACAGATATGCATTCTCTAGTTCCGGTAGAGAAGCCCCTTctagagggaagagagaggagacgGAAAGCAAATTCCAGAAACACTAGCAGAAAGCAGGGAGGCTTCCTCCCCAGCCTCAGTGGGCTTGTCCTGATGCCACTCAAGTCCTAGAAGCTCATTTTACAGCCTCAAAAGTCTCATGGAGTTGGCAATACCATGACCCAGGACAGGGAAGGGGAGGGTGACAGTGGCTGGGGCCAGAACCTGGCTGAGTGGAATCTGTGCTGATCGTCCGCACATGGTGGcctttccaggccaggcacagacCAGAGGAGGGAATGTGAACCAGGCCTGGCGGGGGTCTCTGGGAAGACACCTGGCTGGTCTGAGGGGGCTCATGAGGCTGAGTGTAGAGTGGCTGCCAGACCAAGggagctggactgcagtggatgAGGTAGCCAGAGAGTCCCTGTGTAGGGAGAAGCTACGAGAGTGAAATGGGACCGggagggtggggggcgggggcgaCACCCTGTGCTCCCCAGAGCCCCAGAGATGTGAGGCAGGCATGCGGCTGGGAAGCGGAGCAGGGCCTCTCCCAAGGCCAGGGACCCAACTGTCCCCCAGCGTTCGTTCCTGGTAACTGTTTATGATCAGACCTGGAGGCAGAACGAGGCCCTccctcacctcccccagccccagccgcagCCCTGAGGGAAGGGGTAGGAAACAAGGactgggaggcaggcaggaggctggaggtgggaggCGTCTACTGGGTCTTCTTATCTTCCCTCGGGTAAGATGGCGGAGGCTGCTTCGTGGGCATGGAGACGTGGTGTGGTTTGCCTGGGTTATAATAGGTGCTGGCAGCTACTTCTGTGGCCCTGGCTTCGGCTGCAGGAGTGCAGGGAACATCTGGGCTGACCGGAGGTTCCATGGGCCCAGGATAGGGCGGTGGTGGGGGCTGCACATACCCCACGGCCCTGTCCATCTTGGGAGGTCCTGGATAGAACTCAGGCGAAGGTGGTGGAGAAGGGCAGCCAGGAGGGCAGGGATACATTCCACTAGTGACTGGCAGGGGAAAGACACAAGTCCTGCCAGGCATGTGAGAGTGGCCGTAGGCTCCACTGAGGGCTTCACCCCTGGACGCTTGAGATGTCACCTGGAGCACCTGCTGTCCAGATTCAGTGGCGCCCCCTGCCGTGAAGGCGGACTTGCCGGAAGCAGAGCCTTCCCAGCCACCGCCTGCTTCGGCGTTCactgttcccttgatgtagtttGTATCAAACACAGGCTGCTTGATCTCACAGGTCTTCACGAGATAAAATGACATTACGAAGGACTGCATAGCATCCTTCGCCCTGTACAGAAAGATGAAAGAGGTAAGGTAGATGGTGCCTTTCTTGGTCCCTTTGGAGGCCTCTGGCACGTTCTTCATGTCACTGAACGTAAGTTTCACAAGATCGTAGGACATTGGGATGCTCTCAGTGTTGTTGGCAATCATTCTGCTGCCCTCTGAGTGACTCTCGTTGAGCACCATAGTCTTTCCAAAAGCAGCCCCGAGACGCCCCATCCTGCAGTTGACCAGCCCATGGTGGTAGCTACATCTTCTTCACAAATGTGACTTTTAGGTAGAGAAGCAACTCACGGGAATCCACACCCTCTCAAAGAAATCTTAAAGTTAGCCTAGGTCTTCCATATTTAGAAGGTCAGTGGAGGCAGGCCAAGGACTAAGCTCACAAACAAATTTTTGTGTTCATTTAATGGGCCAGTGAAATGGCTCAGCCATTTAGGGGACCCTCATAGAGAGATTTCAGCTAGTAATTATGTTGCTtaagggagggggcagggaggacTGTGCTCTCTTTCCACGCGGTCATTTGCACGTGGAAGTTTCTGCTTTTCATATCTGTGGCAGTGCCACATGCAGCGCTCTCCTCGGAGTGTCAGCTCTGGAAAGATGCTATTGCTCCGAGGACTGGTCTTTGAATTTCTGAGGGTGAAGGATTGACTTTAGTCAGCAGTCATCTTCTTGTCACAGTTGGGCACATCCTCAGGCTATAAAATCTCTCTAATGCTAGGTCCCCACTAGTCTCTTTAATGAGATCCTGGACAGACCTGCAGAGAGGCCCCACAATCCTTCTCCAGAGACCAAGGGGAGCTTGGAGGAGAGAGACAGTCCCAAATGCTGTCACCCTACCATTTCTGGTCTCAGTCTTTTTATACCAAATCTCTCATACTGCCAGTACTCTTAATTTTCTTTGCCAGAAGgaggacgcagtggctcatgcctgtactcacaacaatttgggaggctaaggcaggaggatcacttaagcccaggagtttgacaccagcctagacaaaatagtgagaccctatctctacattTTTgtaattagccaaatgtggtggtacACAtgtgtggtctcagctactcagaaggctgaggtgggaggatcacttaagcctgggaggtagaggctgcattaagctataattatgccactgcagtgtagcatgagtgacacagtgaaactGTATCCCAAAAAAGAggagacaatttttaaaatattcttttagagatgggggtctgtgttgccaaggctggtcttgaactcctggcttcaagcaatcctcccgtctcagcctctctagtagctaggattacagacaggcaccactgcacccagtttatgaggaaatttaaaaattccttttataaaaatgaacttGATCTCAATATTCCCAGCCAAACATTCCCATCATTTTCTTGGATAATCTAAATCAGTGGTTCCCCAGCCTTTTCGGCAGAAggaactggttttgtggaagacagtttttccacagaccaaGGTTGAGTGTGGtgtcaggatgaaactgttcgaCTTCAGATGATCAGGCAGTACATTCTCATGAGGAGCAGGCAACCTGGATCCCTTgtatgtgcagttcacaacagggttcgtgCTCCTGTGATAATTTAATGCTGCTgccgatctgacaggaggtggagctcaggcaataATGCCCGCTTGCCCACTGCTCTCCTCATGCtgtgcagcccggttcctaataggccatggactggtaccggtccatggcccagggtttggggaccactgctctacaTAATGCAAATTTCAagcaaagagtgaa
This window harbors:
- the LOC100445039 gene encoding WW domain-binding protein 2-like, whose translation is MGRLGAAFGKTMVLNESHSEGSRMIANNTESIPMSYDLVKLTFSDMKNVPEASKGTKKGTIYLTSFIFLYRAKDAMQSFVMSFYLVKTCEIKQPVFDTNYIKGTVNAEAGGGWEGSASGKSAFTAGGATESGQQVLQVTSQASRGEALSGAYGHSHMPGRTCVFPLPVTSGMYPCPPGCPSPPPSPEFYPGPPKMDRAVGYVQPPPPPYPGPMEPPVSPDVPCTPAAEARATEVAASTYYNPGKPHHVSMPTKQPPPSYPREDKKTQ